Proteins from a single region of Streptomyces griseiscabiei:
- a CDS encoding TetR family transcriptional regulator: MPAEAKVETKLEAKVEAKPEAGTARPESPPLTERQEARRRRILHTSAQLASRGGFDAVQMREVAESSQVALGTLYRYFPSKIHLLVATMQAQLEHMHGTLRKKPPTGETAAERVAETLMRAFRALQREPHLADAMVRALTFADRSVSPEVDQVSHQTTAIILDAMGLENPTAEQLSAVRVIEHTWHSALITWLSGRASIAQVKIDIETVCRLIDLTAPERPKR, from the coding sequence ATGCCTGCGGAAGCCAAGGTGGAGACCAAGCTGGAGGCCAAGGTGGAGGCCAAGCCCGAGGCCGGCACCGCGCGGCCGGAGTCCCCGCCCCTCACGGAGCGGCAGGAGGCCCGCCGGCGCCGCATCCTGCACACGAGTGCCCAGTTGGCCAGCCGCGGCGGTTTCGACGCCGTGCAGATGCGCGAGGTCGCCGAGTCCTCCCAGGTCGCCCTGGGGACGCTCTACCGCTACTTCCCCTCCAAGATCCATCTGCTGGTCGCCACCATGCAGGCCCAGCTGGAGCACATGCACGGCACGCTCCGCAAGAAGCCCCCGACCGGCGAGACGGCCGCCGAGCGCGTCGCCGAGACCCTGATGCGCGCCTTCCGCGCCCTGCAGCGCGAACCGCATCTCGCCGACGCCATGGTCCGCGCGCTCACCTTCGCCGACCGCAGCGTCAGCCCCGAGGTCGACCAGGTCTCCCACCAGACCACCGCGATCATCCTCGACGCGATGGGGCTGGAGAACCCGACCGCGGAGCAGCTCTCGGCGGTCCGCGTCATCGAACACACCTGGCACTCGGCCCTGATCACCTGGCTCTCCGGCCGCGCCTCGATCGCCCAGGTGAAGATCGACATCGAGACGGTCTGCCGCCTGATCGACCTGACGGCGCCGGAGCGCCCGAAGCGGTAG
- a CDS encoding tetratricopeptide repeat protein produces MRKSEAEELIEQAYAAWDAEEWQRAAGLYERVLAHFPDEKASAAWWYDAALAHKFLRDWDKAYELGVQAAARAPRGEGDPAFWNLGIAATIRRDWAVARDAWAGFGIALPDGEGEIDGRFGQACVRLDTGGAREVVWIDRLCPTRGRVRNVPVTGGRRYGEIVLHDGQPNGERVVDGTAYPVFDELLLFEPSDLPTLQVTVAAGDPADLEALLTLFADHDFGAEPASGVTLHCACCSEGTLHKEPHTPPTGAQRVCLAAPEGEARALLGRWAAEKAIGRSWSGLEIMG; encoded by the coding sequence GTGCGGAAGTCCGAGGCCGAGGAACTGATCGAGCAGGCGTACGCGGCCTGGGACGCCGAGGAGTGGCAGCGCGCCGCCGGCCTCTACGAGCGGGTGCTCGCGCACTTCCCGGACGAGAAGGCGAGCGCGGCGTGGTGGTACGACGCCGCGCTCGCCCACAAGTTCCTGCGCGACTGGGACAAGGCGTACGAACTGGGCGTCCAGGCCGCCGCCCGCGCTCCGCGCGGCGAGGGCGACCCGGCGTTCTGGAACCTCGGGATCGCGGCCACGATCCGCCGCGACTGGGCCGTCGCCCGCGACGCGTGGGCCGGCTTCGGCATCGCGCTCCCGGACGGCGAGGGCGAGATCGACGGCCGCTTCGGGCAGGCCTGCGTGCGTCTGGACACCGGCGGCGCCCGCGAGGTGGTGTGGATCGACCGGCTCTGCCCGACGCGCGGACGCGTGCGGAACGTCCCCGTGACCGGTGGCCGCCGCTACGGCGAGATCGTCCTGCACGACGGGCAGCCCAACGGCGAACGTGTCGTCGACGGCACGGCCTACCCCGTCTTCGACGAACTCCTCCTCTTCGAACCGTCCGACCTGCCCACGCTCCAGGTGACGGTCGCGGCCGGCGACCCCGCCGACCTGGAGGCCCTGCTCACCCTCTTCGCCGACCACGACTTCGGCGCGGAACCCGCGAGCGGCGTCACCCTGCACTGCGCCTGCTGCAGCGAGGGCACCCTCCACAAGGAGCCCCACACGCCTCCCACCGGCGCCCAGCGCGTCTGCCTGGCGGCCCCGGAGGGCGAGGCCCGCGCACTCCTCGGCCGATGGGCGGCGGAGAAGGCGATCGGGCGGAGCTGGAGCGGCCTGGAGATCATGGGCTGA
- a CDS encoding ferredoxin, with amino-acid sequence MGDRWHVEVDRALCIGSAQCTHLAPDSFRLDSAMQSHPVDPDPDAGERVLKAAEGCPVEAISIALLGSGEPVFPPEE; translated from the coding sequence ATGGGCGATCGCTGGCACGTGGAGGTCGACCGCGCCCTCTGTATCGGCTCCGCCCAGTGCACCCACCTCGCCCCGGACTCCTTCCGCCTCGACTCCGCCATGCAGTCCCACCCCGTCGACCCCGACCCCGACGCGGGCGAACGCGTCCTGAAGGCGGCGGAGGGCTGCCCGGTGGAGGCGATCTCGATCGCCCTGCTGGGGAGCGGGGAGCCGGTGTTCCCGCCGGAGGAGTAG